A portion of the Segatella copri DSM 18205 genome contains these proteins:
- a CDS encoding HNH endonuclease family protein, which produces MKPTLYTNWTIADICKGFVYNEHEGKGLFGLNGQLTIQPEYQRNYIYCDGKKDVAVVDSILKGYPIGLIYFNKTKDGRYEVLDGQQRITSFGRYATMKLAVKVNGKEQYLDGLDEESRERFLNTKLTIYVCEGEEAEIKQWFKTINISGVPLNEQELLNAIYSGTFVTAAKEVFSNSRNSNIQKWSAYIKADVKRQGFLERALQWISASKGVSIDNYMSLHRRDSNIQELLSYFDSVIDWISATFYKTYDKMCGLEWGRLYETYHKKPYDLAKLNKRVEELLADEAVTKQAGIFEYVLGGEQQPELLEIRLFEKSIKQKAYERQTKDAKTKGISNCPLCAQTDNNRKSYIYRITEIEADHVTAWSKGGKTDLANCQMLCKMHNRTKGNK; this is translated from the coding sequence ATGAAACCAACATTATATACAAATTGGACTATAGCAGACATCTGCAAAGGTTTTGTCTATAACGAACATGAAGGAAAAGGTTTATTTGGCTTGAACGGCCAGCTGACTATCCAACCAGAATACCAACGCAACTATATTTATTGCGACGGCAAGAAAGACGTAGCCGTTGTGGATTCTATCCTAAAAGGCTATCCCATCGGCTTGATATATTTCAACAAGACCAAAGATGGACGATACGAAGTACTTGATGGTCAGCAACGTATCACTAGTTTCGGCAGATACGCCACCATGAAGCTAGCCGTAAAAGTGAACGGAAAAGAGCAATATCTTGATGGACTAGACGAGGAATCACGAGAACGATTCCTAAACACCAAGCTGACTATCTATGTTTGCGAGGGAGAAGAAGCCGAAATCAAGCAGTGGTTCAAGACCATTAATATTAGCGGAGTTCCGCTTAACGAGCAAGAACTGTTAAATGCCATCTATTCTGGCACATTCGTCACAGCTGCGAAAGAGGTATTCAGCAACAGCCGGAACTCAAACATCCAGAAATGGAGTGCCTACATTAAAGCAGATGTTAAAAGACAAGGCTTCTTGGAACGAGCTTTGCAATGGATAAGTGCTAGTAAAGGCGTAAGTATAGATAATTACATGTCGCTTCACCGCCGTGACTCCAATATCCAAGAGCTGCTATCTTACTTCGACAGCGTGATAGACTGGATTTCAGCTACCTTCTACAAGACATACGATAAAATGTGTGGTTTAGAATGGGGACGTTTATACGAAACCTATCATAAAAAGCCATATGATTTGGCAAAACTGAACAAAAGAGTAGAAGAACTTTTAGCTGATGAAGCCGTAACCAAGCAAGCAGGAATCTTTGAGTATGTTCTTGGAGGCGAGCAACAACCAGAACTGTTAGAAATTCGCCTATTCGAAAAATCGATAAAACAAAAAGCATACGAGAGACAGACCAAGGACGCAAAAACAAAGGGCATCTCAAATTGTCCACTTTGCGCACAAACAGACAACAATCGTAAGAGTTATATCTATAGAATCACCGAGATAGAAGCCGACCATGTTACTGCATGGAGCAAAGGTGGCAAAACAGACTTGGCAAATTGCCAAATGCTTTGCAAGATGCACAACAGAACGAAAGGTAACAAATAA
- a CDS encoding adenine-specific methyltransferase EcoRI family protein codes for MANSGLANAKNAKNDEFYTQYYDIEKEMNAYLEYNPDVFKDKTILFPCDDPEWSNFTKFFAQNFERFGLKKTDKYKLCSRKQKV; via the coding sequence ATGGCAAATAGTGGATTAGCAAATGCAAAAAATGCAAAGAACGATGAGTTTTACACTCAATATTATGATATAGAAAAAGAAATGAACGCATACCTGGAATATAATCCAGATGTATTCAAAGATAAAACTATCCTTTTTCCATGCGATGACCCTGAATGGAGTAATTTCACAAAATTCTTTGCTCAAAACTTTGAACGATTCGGTCTAAAAAAAACTGATAAGTACAAGTTATGCTCCAGAAAGCAAAAAGTATAA
- a CDS encoding ATP-binding protein, which translates to MKEYKKRIADKLLEYRLEEVGAVLIEGPKWCGKTTTAEQKAKSVLYMADPDNQNNYLEMANLKIKMLLKGEKPRLIDEWQIIPQIWDAIRFEVDHQGEEGLFILTGSAVPASSEKIHHTGTGRFAWITMRPMSLWESGESTGEVSISELFKGNANLEGFNKLKLEDIAYLVCRGGWPSATTKNPRAALRQAYDYYDAVVKSDISRVDEISRNSERTKLLLRSYARSQGGQVSIGAIRQDMMENDDETLADKTVQSYIGALKKIFVIEDMPAWNPNLRSKTAIRSAETRYFVDPSIAVAALGLGPDDLINDLETFGLLFETLCVRDLRVYADAIDGNVYHYRDKNGLECDAVIHLRNGSYGLIEIKLGGAQAIEKGVSTLTALADKIDTTKMKAPSFMMVLTAVGDYAYRREDGVYVVPIGCLKD; encoded by the coding sequence ATGAAAGAATACAAAAAAAGAATTGCAGATAAACTATTGGAATACAGACTCGAAGAAGTTGGAGCAGTATTGATAGAAGGGCCAAAATGGTGTGGAAAAACTACCACAGCAGAACAAAAGGCCAAAAGCGTGCTATATATGGCAGATCCAGACAACCAAAACAACTATCTGGAAATGGCAAATTTAAAGATAAAAATGCTCCTGAAAGGAGAAAAGCCACGACTCATTGACGAATGGCAAATCATACCGCAAATCTGGGATGCCATCAGATTTGAAGTGGACCACCAGGGTGAGGAAGGCTTGTTTATCCTCACAGGATCTGCCGTGCCTGCATCTTCCGAAAAAATACATCACACGGGTACAGGACGTTTCGCCTGGATTACCATGCGACCTATGTCATTATGGGAATCAGGAGAATCTACAGGAGAAGTTAGCATCAGCGAACTGTTCAAGGGAAATGCAAACCTGGAAGGTTTCAACAAATTGAAACTGGAAGACATCGCCTATCTCGTATGCAGAGGTGGATGGCCTAGTGCCACTACCAAGAACCCAAGAGCCGCTTTGCGACAGGCATACGACTATTACGATGCGGTGGTAAAGAGTGATATTTCAAGAGTGGATGAAATCAGCAGAAACAGCGAACGAACTAAGTTGCTTCTGCGTTCATACGCCCGTTCACAAGGTGGCCAAGTAAGTATCGGAGCCATAAGACAAGACATGATGGAAAACGATGATGAGACACTGGCAGACAAGACTGTACAGAGTTACATTGGTGCACTCAAAAAAATCTTCGTCATAGAGGACATGCCTGCCTGGAATCCGAACCTTCGCAGCAAGACAGCCATCCGTTCGGCTGAAACCCGATATTTCGTTGATCCATCCATTGCGGTGGCTGCTTTAGGTCTAGGTCCTGATGATCTCATCAACGACTTGGAGACTTTCGGTTTGCTTTTCGAGACGCTATGCGTCCGTGATCTTCGTGTATATGCTGATGCCATCGACGGCAACGTATATCATTACCGCGACAAGAACGGTTTGGAATGTGATGCAGTTATCCATCTCCGCAACGGCTCATACGGCCTCATCGAAATCAAGCTGGGTGGTGCACAAGCCATCGAAAAAGGAGTCTCTACACTAACTGCTCTTGCAGATAAGATAGACACGACCAAGATGAAAGCTCCATCTTTCATGATGGTACTCACTGCCGTAGGAGACTATGCTTACCGCAGAGAAGACGGAGTATATGTGGTACCTATCGGCTGCTTGAAAGACTAG
- a CDS encoding adenine-specific methyltransferase EcoRI family protein, with protein MSTSYAPESKKYKTGYQPSLFEQNDIKFDKDKTKTNGKIFVLDHDVSGDGKIDVEDLQWNYLQGDGDFRSTEIKNLRDEADIIITNPPFSLFRDFLGWIIEAKKQFVIIGNMNAVTYKEVFPLIKDNIIWMGCTIHSGDREFGVPDTYPLTASGWRIDENGKKYIRVKGVRWYTNIEHGRRHQPLPLMTLEDNLKFSKHKELKGRSSYIHYANYDAIDVPYTDAIPSNYDEKMGVPISFLDKYCPEQFEIIGQTQGDSGKALGLKPFDRELKKLNKSLRDGQLYYMEDGIPQKPYARILIRHKK; from the coding sequence ATAAGTACAAGTTATGCTCCAGAAAGCAAAAAGTATAAGACTGGTTATCAACCCTCTCTTTTCGAGCAAAACGACATCAAGTTCGATAAAGACAAAACCAAGACAAATGGTAAGATATTCGTTCTTGACCATGATGTTTCTGGAGATGGGAAAATTGACGTGGAAGACTTACAGTGGAATTATCTACAGGGAGATGGAGATTTCCGAAGTACAGAAATCAAGAATCTCCGCGACGAAGCAGACATCATTATAACTAATCCTCCATTTTCTTTATTCAGAGATTTTTTAGGTTGGATAATTGAAGCTAAGAAACAGTTCGTAATAATCGGAAATATGAATGCAGTAACTTACAAAGAAGTCTTCCCCCTAATTAAAGACAATATCATTTGGATGGGATGCACGATTCACAGTGGTGACCGAGAATTTGGAGTACCAGATACATATCCTTTGACTGCTTCAGGATGGAGAATTGATGAAAACGGTAAAAAATATATTAGAGTAAAAGGAGTACGCTGGTATACTAACATCGAACATGGTCGCCGCCATCAACCATTGCCTTTAATGACTCTAGAAGACAACCTAAAGTTTAGTAAGCATAAAGAACTCAAAGGGCGTAGCTCTTATATTCATTATGCCAACTATGATGCTATAGATGTGCCTTATACAGATGCTATCCCTTCCAACTATGATGAAAAAATGGGAGTTCCTATCAGTTTCTTGGATAAGTATTGTCCTGAACAATTTGAGATTATCGGGCAAACACAAGGTGACTCTGGCAAAGCTTTAGGTCTAAAGCCCTTCGACCGAGAATTGAAGAAGCTGAACAAGAGCTTGCGTGATGGCCAACTTTACTATATGGAAGATGGCATTCCTCAAAAGCCATACGCTAGAATATTAATCCGACATAAAAAATAA